The window TAGTTCTGTGTTGTTCCAGATATCAAACATTGAGTTTTGGTTTTATAATTATTTTGCTTGAAATCTCTTCACTTCTGCTATAATGTCCCTGTTGCCATTATTGCTAAAATCTCCACAGCCGTGACTTTCCATGTACTCAAACCTCAGGAAGGTGGGGAAATCTTGTATCTTCCCCCAGCCATGGTATTGATGAGTTTCAACAGCCTCCTGTCAACACTGTTTTCCCATGGCTACTGATCATCTGTCAGTCCTACACATTATGGTCTTAAGAGATGATGGGTCATGATATCTCCCTTACTGTCATAGGAATTACAATAGATGCTTTCTAATTCTGTATCACTTTCCAATGATGAAATATCTGTGTACTAGTGCTACTTTGATTTGATGAGTTGTAATTATTTCACCACCTTTTTCTCCTCTTTAATAGGTCGTGGTGGTAAGAAGGGGTCTGTAGAGTGCTGCCCTGTCTGTCGTGGATCAGGCATGCAAGTAAGAATTCACCAAATTGGACCAGGCATGGTTCAGCAAATTCAGTCTGTGTGCCAAGAATGTCATGGCCAAGGAGAGCGTATCAGTCCGAAGGACAGATGTAAAAACTGTAGTGGAAGAAAAATTGTTGTGGAAAAGAAGATTTTGGAAGTTCACATTGATAAAGGTATGATGGTACAATAGTAAATGGTAGTTTTGAAACAGTGAAAAAGACTTTTTCCTTTCTGGCTGACATCTTTGCACAGAACaggaattgaattcaaactttacTGTGGTGATGATCTATACGGATGCTAGGAAGAGCTTGCTTTGCAACTGTGATACTTTGTGTGATACCTTGAAatggtaaatttttttttaaaactacgcAACACATCAAAGTTTTTGCACTTCCAATATCAACCCAATCCATTCCTTTTTCAATACTCCTGAAGCTACACAAGTATGAATTATAATTGTATTTGATATGCCTTGgttaaatgtttaaaaagtgTGTTCTGCTGGAATTAAACTAAGTCTGCTCTTGATTGATCCAGACATGTTGGAGATGGGCCAGTTGGACCAATTCTTTGGTTGAGAGCTTGCTGTATGAGTATCTGAGCAACAGCACATTCAGTTTTGAAATATTCACTGTCATGACCTGACACCTTTAGTATAGGATTTAAACTGTCTACTTTGAGTGTACTGGCATAATTTGCTTCCTGTCCCCTCCCAAAATGTATGTGTCCCTATGAAGCTCTGCATTTAAGTCTTCTGCAGCTTTCACATATTACGTAATAGGTTTTCAAGGTGTtttgggaggtggggggtgcGGAATATGTTTTGGAGGGCTTCCAGTCTAACAATCTCTTTTCTTATTGTGGAACGAAGGCATGAAGGATGGCCAGAAGCTCACATTCCATGGTGAAGGTGACCAGGAACCTGGATTGGAACCTGGAGATATCATCATTGTCCTAGATCAAAAAGATCACAGTGTCTTCACTAGGTAATGCCTTTTCCAAGGATAAATGCCGATCTTGTCTGAGGTTAGCACATAACTGACTTTATTTCACATGTCTAATTTTCTTTAATTTGCTTTAGGCAAGGCGAAGACCTTGTTATGCATATGGAACTGGAGCTGGTGGAGGCCCTCTGTGGTTTCCATCGCCCGATCACAACTTTGGATAAGAGAACAATAATCATTACATCACACCCTGGTAAGTATGCTTTGGATAAAGATAGTACTGTTCAATAGTATACTTAACAACTGTCTTGTATGTTTTTTCTTCCTTAAACCTAATATAAAGGGTTTTAACGCGTAAACTTGCTTTGTCAGTGTTGGAGCAGATAGTGGTGAACTAAATTGTTGTTACCAAAAGGAATGTTCTTTTGAGGTGGAATAAAAGGAATTCTTTCACTATCTGAAATGGGCAGTGTTCTGTTATCTTTGTACTCCTAAAAGGAAAATTCTCCTAGAAAAGGATATTTTTAACACTGTTTTCCTAAATGATGATTCTTGGATTTGTGACAGGTCATATTGTTAAACATGGAGATATCAAGTGTGTGCTGAATGAGGGTATGCCGATTTATCGCAGGCCATATGAAAAAGGTCGTCTAATCATCCAGTTCAAGGTATGTAGTATGTCTTGGTATGCAGTGGTCAGTACTTCCTCAGACTTTGGGAGTTTATTAGATTGTTCATACACTTTGCAATGCAAATTTGAAatgcagaagtcacatgacaccaggttagctGGTattgtgacttctgattttgtccaatCCAGTCTAACACAACCACCTCTGCATCAGAACTTACACTGAGAAGCATTTGAGATGAATACTTACAATTTAGGAATTGTGAAAGCAAGGAAAGTTTGAGTACAGGTGTGTATTCCAACTATcaatctttatttcaaaaggccTTCCTTTAATGTATCCTACTGGAGTAGCTTACAGTTTTTTCTGTCAGCATATCTGCTTGTTCCATTTTAGGTGCTTCAGTCTTTTAAAGCTGCATACACCTTGCTTTGCTATATCCATGTTGCTTTTGGGATGAGATTGAAATGTAAGCCTTTGATAGTGGTGATGCATAATTTATGTAATATGAATTCATCCCCAAAAAATTCCAAGATTTATAGCCCAAACCAGAATTGACCTCAGTGATCAATCTGCCTGGAGACATGTCTAAAATAGAATTGAAAACACTTGCTCTTGAATCTATGAAGCAAAACTGCAAAGAGTCTTATCCTATCTAAGCAATATCAGAGCTTCCTTTAAATTTTGTGATGCCAGTTGTGTTACTAGGGTAAAAGTAACTTTTATTTATTGTGGGAATTGAGATCCAGCATATGTTACTGGTGATTTTATTGCTGCTTGAAAATTGCTTCAGATAATCCCTAAACAGAAAATGTGGTACATGGTATTGGCTGTGAGAATACTTTTTGTTACTACAGTGCAAGTGTGTTAAGCCTTTTGCCTGCTAAACGTAATGGGAACTCTTGTACAACTTTTGAAGCTTCAGGAACTACTGTCCTGAACTATTGGCCTGAGCCAAAATTTCTTTCAAGCAATGCACCAAAAATGGATTGAAGTTCAGTGATTGTTTCAGGTGTATTGCACTTGACCATTTTGATTATAGAAGTTAGCCATCATTTTTACAATCGTTTACTTAATGCTGTTTAACACTTCTATTTTAGGTGAATTTTCCACCGAATGGCTCTATTCAGACAGATAAATTAGCTCTTCTAGAAAAGTTGCTCCCTGCACGACATGAGGTTGACATCACTGATGATATGGAACAAGTAGATTTGGTAGACTTTGATCCACAACAGTCAAGGCAACGCTACAATGGTGAAGCATATCATGATGATGAGGATGATCACCCCAGAACTGGAGTTCAGTGTCAAACCTCATAAAAACAAGCCTTCTGTATGACTccaaattgtgtttttgtttatgGAAGGCCTTAAGACTGCAACCTCAAATCCCTGTACATGTTTAACATCCATGGTTGCATTTGCTGTTATTGAATGATGCTTTTGTGTAACGTTTATTGGTGTATTCTACAaacttgtatttaaataaaattatGCTTTTGGGGGCTAATTTCACTTGAGACTTTGAATGT of the Stegostoma tigrinum isolate sSteTig4 chromosome 3, sSteTig4.hap1, whole genome shotgun sequence genome contains:
- the LOC125450814 gene encoding dnaJ homolog subfamily A member 1-like produces the protein MVKETVFYDVLGVKPNANAEELKKAYRKLALKYHPDKNPNEGEKFKQISQAYEVLSDPKKRELYDRGGEQAIKEGGGGGSGFGSPMDIFDMFFGGGGRMHRERRGKNVVHQLSVSLEDMYNGATRKLALQKNVICEKCEGRGGKKGSVECCPVCRGSGMQVRIHQIGPGMVQQIQSVCQECHGQGERISPKDRCKNCSGRKIVVEKKILEVHIDKGMKDGQKLTFHGEGDQEPGLEPGDIIIVLDQKDHSVFTRQGEDLVMHMELELVEALCGFHRPITTLDKRTIIITSHPGHIVKHGDIKCVLNEGMPIYRRPYEKGRLIIQFKVNFPPNGSIQTDKLALLEKLLPARHEVDITDDMEQVDLVDFDPQQSRQRYNGEAYHDDEDDHPRTGVQCQTS